Proteins co-encoded in one Gossypium arboreum isolate Shixiya-1 chromosome 11, ASM2569848v2, whole genome shotgun sequence genomic window:
- the LOC108473834 gene encoding probable serine/threonine-protein kinase At1g54610 isoform X2 encodes MGCVFGREVSSGIVSESRASRNASFESNRKVEHVTVAKTDASVVGVENEGTQKEEKSDGERKQKGERRRSKPNPRLSNLPKHSRGEQVAAGWPSWLSDACGEALNGWIPRKADTFEKIDKIGSGTYSNVYKAKDMVTGKIVALKKVRFDNLEPESVKFMAREILILRRLDHPNVVKLEGLVTSRMSCSLYLVFQYMEHDLAGLAASPIVKFSEPQVKCYMHQLLSGLEHCHNRGVLHRDIKGSNLLIDDGGVLKIADFGLATFFDPNRKHPMTSRVVTLWYRAPELLLGATDYGVGVDLWSAGCILAELLAGKPIMPGRTEVEQLHKIYKLCGSPSDEYWKKSKLPNATLFKPREPYKRCIKETFKDFPASSLPLIDTLLAIDPAERLTATSALQSEFFMTEPYACEPSSLPKYPPSKEMDAKRRDDEARRLRAANKAQGDGARKTRTRDRARAIPAPEANAELQSNLDRRRLITHANAKSKSEKFPPPHQDGALGFPLGASQHIDPSFVPPDVPFSSTSFTYSKEPIQTWSGPLVDSTSMGAPRRKKHVGGDSHEPPKPPTGSQKDKSGDSRVKGKKSIL; translated from the exons ATGGGCTGTGTTTTCGGAAGAGAGGTATCTTCTGGGATTGTTTCAGAGTCTAGAGCGAGTAGGAATGCTAGCTTTGAATCCAATAGGAAAGTAGAGCATGTTACGGTTGCGAAGACTGATGCTAGTGTTGTAGGGGTTGAAAATGAGGGTACCCAAAAGGAGGAAAAATCTGATGGGGAAAGGAAACAAAAGGGGGAAAGAAGAAGGTCAAAGCCAAACCCCAGGTTGAGTAACCTACCCAAGCATTCGCGTGGAGAGCAGGTGGCAGCTGGATGGCCTTCGTGGCTGTCGGATGCCTGTGGCGAGGCACTTAATGGGTGGATTCCACGGAAGGCTGATACATTTGAGAAGATTGATAAg ATTGGCTCAGGAACATATAGCAATGTGTACAAAGCTAAAGATATGGTAACAGGGAAAATTGTTGCTCTAAAGAAGGTCCGGTTTGATAATCTTGAACCTGAGAGTGTAAAATTCATGGCTAGAGAGATTCTCATATTGCGGAGGTTGGATCATCCCAATGTTGTAAAATTGGAAGGTTTAGTTACTTCGAGGATGTCTTGTAGTTTGTATTTGGTATTCCAGTACATGGAGCATGATTTGGCTGGGCTTGCGGCAAGCCCAATAGTAAAGTTTTCAGAACCACAG GTTAAATGCTACATGCATCAACTACTCTCTGGTCTTGAGCACTGTCACAACCGCGGAGTGCTTCATCGTGATATTAAGGGCTCAAATCTTCTTATTGATGATGGGGGAGTACTAAAGATTGCTGATTTTGGGTTAGCGACATTCTTTGACCCAAACCGCAAGCATCCAATGACTAGTCGGGTGGTTACTCTTTGGTATCGAGCCCCTGAGCTTCTTCTTGGAGCTACAGATTATGGTGTTGGTGTGGACCTCTGGAGTGCTGGATGCATTTTAGCTGAGCTCTTGGCTGGCAAGCCCATTATGCCTGGTCGAACGGAG GTAGAGCAACTACATAAAATATACAAGCTATGCGGTTCACCATCAGATGAATACTGGAAAAAATCGAAGTTGCCCAATGCAACCTTATTTAAGCCTCGAGAGCCATATAAAAGATGCATAAAAGAGACATTTAAAGATTTTCCAGCATCATCGCTGCCCCTCATTGACACTCTTCTTGCAATTGATCCGGCGGAACGTCTGACTGCCACTTCTGCACTGCAAAGTGAA TTCTTTATGACAGAACCTTATGCTTGTGAACCTTCCAGCCTCCCAAAATACCCACCCAGCAAAGAGATGGATGCAAAACGGCGAGACGATGAAGCTCGAAG ACTCAGAGCTGCTAATAAAGCTCAGGGTGATGGTGCAAGAAAGACAAGGACACGTGATCGTGCAAGGGCAATTCCTGCTCCAGAAGCCAATGCTGAGCTTCAGTCTAATCTTGAT AGAAGGCGCTTAATAACCCATGCGAATGCAAAGAGCAAAAGCGAAAAGTTTCCTCCACCACACCAGGATGGAGCACTCGGCTTTCCTTTAGGAGCATCACAGCACATCGATCCTTCATTTGTTCCTCCAGATGTCCCCTTCAGCTCTACATCATTTACTTATTCAAAAGAGCCGATTCAAACTTGGTCTGGTCCATTGGTAGACTCTACTAGCATGGGTGCTCCAAGGCGAAAAAAGCATGTTGGAGGAGATTCACACGAACCACCTAAACCTCCCACAGGATCCCAAAAGGACAAAAGTGGCGACTCCCGTGTTAAAGGGAAGAAAAGCATACTTTAA
- the LOC108474080 gene encoding probable nucleolar protein 5-1, with protein MLVLFETPAGFALFKVLDEGKLNKVEDLSKEFLAADSARKVVSLQAFSKFENTAEALEAATKLLESTPSKGLRKFLRAHCDGETLGVADSKLGNAIKEKLKIDCVHNNAVMELLRGVRTQLTELISGLGAQDLAPMSLGLSHSLSRYKLKFSADKVDTMIVQAIGLLDDLDKELNTYAMRIREWYGWHFPELTKIIQDNIQYAKAVKLMGDRANAAKLDLSEILPEEVETEVKEAAVISMGTEINDLDLINIKELCDQVLNLAEYRAQLYDYLKSRMNTVAPNLTALVGELVGARLIAHGGSLLNLAKQPGSTVQILGAEKALFRALKTKHSTPKYGLIYHASLVGQAAPKHKGKISRSLAAKAALAIRCDALGDDQDNSMGLENRAKLEARLRALEGKELGRSAGSAKGKPKIEVYDKDRKKGAGLITPAKTYNPAADSLIGQITNSTALEEQDTVPKKKKKAEAKPALVEEAVDVPAHEEKKEKKKKQKKADREAVLPTNENEPEEEPAPKEKEKKKKKKRQAEDDGENVEVEEKKKKKRKHAEEEEPEVQTKKEKKKKKKKSED; from the exons ATGCTTGTGTTGTTCGAGACTCCCGCGGGCTTTGCCCTTTTCAAAGTATTGGATGAAGGGAAGCTAAACAAAGTTGAG GACTTGTCAAAAGAATTCTTGGCTGCAGATTCAGCAAGAAAG GTTGTCTCGTTGCAAGCCTTTTCCAAGTTCGAAAACACAGCAGAAGCATTGGAAGCAGCAACGAAACTACTTGAAAGCACGCCCAGCAAAGGTTTGCGCAAGTTCTTGCGTGCTCATTGTGATGGTGAAACACTAGGAGTGGCTGATTCAAAACTTGGAAATGCAATTAAGGAAAAACTG AAAATTGATTGTGTTCACAATAATGCTGTTATGGAGCTGCTTAGAGGGGTGAGAACTCAATTGACAGAACTCATCTCTGGTCTAGGTGCACAAGATTTGGCTCCTATGAGTCTTGGTTTGTCTCATAGTCTCTCTAGATACAAGCTGAAGTTCAGCGCCGATAAG GTTGATACTATGATTGTTCAAGCGATTGGGTTGCTTGATGATCTTGATAAAGAGCTCAACACGTATGCAATGAGGATTCGTGAATGGTATGGTTGGCATTTTCCAGAGCTTACTAAGATTATACAAGACAATATACAATATGCCAAGGCAGTGAAGCTAATGGGTGACCGTGCTAATGCTGCAAAGCTTGACTTATCAGAG ATATTACCGGAAGAGGTTGAAACTGAAGTGAAGGAGGCAGCAGTTATATCCATGGGAACTGAAATTAATGACCTTGATCTTATTAATATCAAAGAACTATGTGATCAAGTTCTAAATCTTGCTGAATACAGAGCACAACTGTATGATTATTTGAAGAGCAGGATGAACACTGTTGCACCAAACTTGACTGCTCTTGTCGGTGAACTTGTTGGTGCTCGCCTTATTGCTCACGGTGGCAGTTTGTTGAATCTTGCAAAGCAACCTGGAAGTACTGTTCAGATTCTTGGTGCTGAAAAGGCTCTCTTCAGAGCTCTTAAGACTAAACATTCTACTCCGAAATACGGGCTTATCTACCATGCTTCCTTGGTTGGTCAGGCAGCACCTAAGCACAAGGGGAAGATTTCCAGGTCACTTGCTGCGAAGGCTGCACTGGCAATTCGATGTGATGCTCTTGGAGATGACCAAGATAATTCCATGGGACTTGAGAACCGAGCCAAG CTTGAAGCAAGATTAAGGGCACTTGAAGGCAAAGAATTGGGACGTTCTGCTGGTTCAGCTAAAGGCAAGCCGAAGATAGAAGTCTATGACAAGGACCGGAAGAAGGGGGCTGGGTTGATAACTCCTGCTAAG ACCTACAACCCTGCAGCAGATTCACTTATTGGGCAAATAACAAACTCCACTGCTCTCGAGGAGCAAGACACGGtcccaaagaagaagaaaaaggctGAGGCCAAACCTGCTCTGGTAGAGGAAGCAGTGGATGTGCCTGCCCATGaagagaagaaagagaagaagaaaaagcaaaagaaagcTGATCGGGAGGCAGTTTTACCAACAAATGAAAATGAACCCGAAGAAGAGCCTGCgccaaaggaaaaggaaaagaagaaaaaaaagaaacgtCAGGCTGAGGATGATGGGGAGAATGTTGAagtagaagaaaagaaaaagaagaagagaaagcaTGCAGAAGAAGAAGAACCTGAAGTGCAGAccaagaaagagaaaaagaagaagaagaagaaaagtgaGGATTGA
- the LOC108471146 gene encoding uncharacterized protein LOC108471146: MGPGGPGGPPGPGGPPGPGGPGGPGWGGPPPGPGGPPGWGGPPPGPGGPPGWGGPPPGPGGPPGWGGPPVGPGFFGGFCDVIGACVNFLCCCWLFRDCFGGPMGPPGPPGPPPP, from the exons ATGGGACCAGGTGGGCCAGGAGGGCCACCGGGGCCAGGAGGACCTCCGGGGCCAGGAGGGCCAGGAGGGCCAGGATGGGGCGGTCCTCCACCCGGACCAGGAGGGCCACCAGGATGGGGCGGTCCTCCACCCGGACCAGGAGGACCACCGGGATGGGGGGGTCCTCCTCCCGGACCAGGGGGACCACCGGGGTGGGGCGGCCCTCCGGTCGGACCAGGGTTTTTTGGTGGCTTCTGTGATGTAATTGGTGCTTG TGTCAACTTCCTGTGCTGCTGCTGGCTGTTTCGAGATTGTTTTGGTGGTCCAATGGGTCCTCCAGGGCCACCTGGACCTCCACCACCATAG
- the LOC128283946 gene encoding uncharacterized protein LOC128283946 yields the protein SFTVQDGAVEKWMRMRGKYGEYEVVFLFLRLEKIAVGRMLIFPKVKVILVWKICYMMNKDRIEFIQWLGNVNTCFVLVKKNCWGVH from the exons tcatttacGGTCCAAGACGGAGCGGTAGAGAAGTGGATGAGAATGAGGGGAAAATACGGAGAATATGAAGTTGTGTTTTTGTTCCTAAGACTGGAGAAGATAGCAGTGGGGAGAATGTTGATTTTTCCAAAGGTGAAGGTCATCCTGGTATGGAAAATTTGT TATATGATGAATAAGGATAGGATTGAATTCATCCAGTGGTTGGGAAATGTCAACACATGTTTTGTTTTAGTTAAAAAGAATTGTTGGGGGGTTCACTAA
- the LOC108473834 gene encoding probable serine/threonine-protein kinase At1g54610 isoform X1 yields the protein MGCVFGREVSSGIVSESRASRNASFESNRKVEHVTVAKTDASVVGVENEGTQKEEKSDGERKQKGERRRSKPNPRLSNLPKHSRGEQVAAGWPSWLSDACGEALNGWIPRKADTFEKIDKIGSGTYSNVYKAKDMVTGKIVALKKVRFDNLEPESVKFMAREILILRRLDHPNVVKLEGLVTSRMSCSLYLVFQYMEHDLAGLAASPIVKFSEPQVKCYMHQLLSGLEHCHNRGVLHRDIKGSNLLIDDGGVLKIADFGLATFFDPNRKHPMTSRVVTLWYRAPELLLGATDYGVGVDLWSAGCILAELLAGKPIMPGRTEVEQLHKIYKLCGSPSDEYWKKSKLPNATLFKPREPYKRCIKETFKDFPASSLPLIDTLLAIDPAERLTATSALQSEFFMTEPYACEPSSLPKYPPSKEMDAKRRDDEARRLRAANKAQGDGARKTRTRDRARAIPAPEANAELQSNLDQRRRLITHANAKSKSEKFPPPHQDGALGFPLGASQHIDPSFVPPDVPFSSTSFTYSKEPIQTWSGPLVDSTSMGAPRRKKHVGGDSHEPPKPPTGSQKDKSGDSRVKGKKSIL from the exons ATGGGCTGTGTTTTCGGAAGAGAGGTATCTTCTGGGATTGTTTCAGAGTCTAGAGCGAGTAGGAATGCTAGCTTTGAATCCAATAGGAAAGTAGAGCATGTTACGGTTGCGAAGACTGATGCTAGTGTTGTAGGGGTTGAAAATGAGGGTACCCAAAAGGAGGAAAAATCTGATGGGGAAAGGAAACAAAAGGGGGAAAGAAGAAGGTCAAAGCCAAACCCCAGGTTGAGTAACCTACCCAAGCATTCGCGTGGAGAGCAGGTGGCAGCTGGATGGCCTTCGTGGCTGTCGGATGCCTGTGGCGAGGCACTTAATGGGTGGATTCCACGGAAGGCTGATACATTTGAGAAGATTGATAAg ATTGGCTCAGGAACATATAGCAATGTGTACAAAGCTAAAGATATGGTAACAGGGAAAATTGTTGCTCTAAAGAAGGTCCGGTTTGATAATCTTGAACCTGAGAGTGTAAAATTCATGGCTAGAGAGATTCTCATATTGCGGAGGTTGGATCATCCCAATGTTGTAAAATTGGAAGGTTTAGTTACTTCGAGGATGTCTTGTAGTTTGTATTTGGTATTCCAGTACATGGAGCATGATTTGGCTGGGCTTGCGGCAAGCCCAATAGTAAAGTTTTCAGAACCACAG GTTAAATGCTACATGCATCAACTACTCTCTGGTCTTGAGCACTGTCACAACCGCGGAGTGCTTCATCGTGATATTAAGGGCTCAAATCTTCTTATTGATGATGGGGGAGTACTAAAGATTGCTGATTTTGGGTTAGCGACATTCTTTGACCCAAACCGCAAGCATCCAATGACTAGTCGGGTGGTTACTCTTTGGTATCGAGCCCCTGAGCTTCTTCTTGGAGCTACAGATTATGGTGTTGGTGTGGACCTCTGGAGTGCTGGATGCATTTTAGCTGAGCTCTTGGCTGGCAAGCCCATTATGCCTGGTCGAACGGAG GTAGAGCAACTACATAAAATATACAAGCTATGCGGTTCACCATCAGATGAATACTGGAAAAAATCGAAGTTGCCCAATGCAACCTTATTTAAGCCTCGAGAGCCATATAAAAGATGCATAAAAGAGACATTTAAAGATTTTCCAGCATCATCGCTGCCCCTCATTGACACTCTTCTTGCAATTGATCCGGCGGAACGTCTGACTGCCACTTCTGCACTGCAAAGTGAA TTCTTTATGACAGAACCTTATGCTTGTGAACCTTCCAGCCTCCCAAAATACCCACCCAGCAAAGAGATGGATGCAAAACGGCGAGACGATGAAGCTCGAAG ACTCAGAGCTGCTAATAAAGCTCAGGGTGATGGTGCAAGAAAGACAAGGACACGTGATCGTGCAAGGGCAATTCCTGCTCCAGAAGCCAATGCTGAGCTTCAGTCTAATCTTGAT CAGAGAAGGCGCTTAATAACCCATGCGAATGCAAAGAGCAAAAGCGAAAAGTTTCCTCCACCACACCAGGATGGAGCACTCGGCTTTCCTTTAGGAGCATCACAGCACATCGATCCTTCATTTGTTCCTCCAGATGTCCCCTTCAGCTCTACATCATTTACTTATTCAAAAGAGCCGATTCAAACTTGGTCTGGTCCATTGGTAGACTCTACTAGCATGGGTGCTCCAAGGCGAAAAAAGCATGTTGGAGGAGATTCACACGAACCACCTAAACCTCCCACAGGATCCCAAAAGGACAAAAGTGGCGACTCCCGTGTTAAAGGGAAGAAAAGCATACTTTAA